The region CCCTTTTCGCCCGCGACTTGTATCGGAGATCTGCTCGGAGACAGCACCGTGCAATAAGTCAGAGAGCCCTCGATTTAAGGCTAGCAAAAAAGCACCGGTGATTAGGCAAAAATCGTAACGACCGTGACATTTTGATCGAGATTTACCAGATTTACAGAAAGGAACGAGCGGACGGTGCAAATAacagcttttttttttgtcttgcctcatttttgtttctttttctggCTTGGTACCAGCACTCGGGTTCTTCCATCAACAGTGGAAGCGTTCACGCCGCCacggaaacattgaacgacTTGACTTCTAGTGCGAATATTGAAGACACACCCCACGCCACCCGCCGGCGCCGGCGCTCGCTCGGCCAGCCTCCACACCTTAGACTTCGTCAATTCCTTTGCCCGCACTCCGAACCAACAAGCTCTAGCGCGTGTCAGTGGATAACAAAAGGCTTTTCAATCCTTTCCTCGACAACTCGTACATTCGCCGAGAGTCAAAGCTGCAAAAGCGCCCGTTTACTCGACGACTTTCATCTTCACGTCCACCGCCACTGCACTGCCAGACAGCGTGTGCGGTTGAGTGTGTGTCTTCGCGCATGAGTAACAGCTGAAGCGGCCAGAACCGGCACACCACACAGCCGCAGCCTCTCTCCTACCATGGGCTTTGCTCAATGTTCTTGGCCAATATGGCGGGTCGATGATCTCACCTTATGCTTCCAACAAGAGTACGTGCGACGACACCATTTCGGAGCCATCCCGAGTTGGATAGGTCAACCGCGcgcgatgatgatgatgatgatgattgctGACATTTCTGCGTAGCTACCTCAAGGTTCTGTTCCCCTTAGCGGTTATCGTCGTCTCGTTTTTGCGCCTGGCTTGGTCCAACTGTAGGCGGCTGCTTTCCTCTGGCAAGCCCAAGGGTTACAAGCCCATTGCGAACGACCATACTGCTCTGCCAcccgacgacgatgacgaagatacCGAAGAAGACTCTGATCTCGAAATTCATGGCGGCCGACTGACACTTGCTAAAACCATCAGTCGGGGTTCCATCGTCGAGGCCGACACACCTCATGGCCAGCGGACATCCCAAGCGGTAGAGGAGCTTGCCATCATCGGACTGGTTGTTATCAATGCCATTGCTCTGATCAAGGGCGCCTATGGCTCCGCCGGACGATTTGCGGCCATGACGGGCCTTGTCACTTGGATATATGCTCTGGTTTTGGCCTCTCTGCGACTGTTGTTGGGTGGCACAAAATGGCGTATCCCTTACCTTTGGAACCACACGGCTAGCATTTACGCACTGAACTGGGTGTTTAGCCTCTTCATTTTCCGGTCCGCACTTGTCAACCCCACCTCTCAGCTCGTCCAGATTCTTGTCTGCACCGAGTTCGGACTCATCACACTGCTCTTTGGATTAGCCGCGACAACTAGAAAGGGGAATAAGACAGTGCTGATGGAATGGGAGGACGGGATCGAACCTTCTCGCGAACCGCTTGCAAGTCTATTCTCGTTGGCGACTTTCTCTTGGGTAGATGCCATTGTGTATAAAGGATGGAAAAAGACTTTGGATATTGAAGATGTCTGGAATCTGCTGCCCAAGGATAAAGCCGCCGCAGTAATTGCTGACTATCGCCAACTGAAGAAGACCGGGGCACTTGCCTGGCACATGCTTAAATATTTCAAAGGAATGCTGCTCTTCCAGTGTTTCATGGCCTTCGTCTCCGGTCTCTTTACGTTTGCCCCGACATTGCTCTTGAGGGCCATTCTCGAGTACGTCGAGGATCCAGATCGCGCCCCGGTCAACGTCCTTTGGCTTTACGTCATTGGACTGCCAATCCTCGACACCATACGATCCTATGCCGACGGTATGGCACTGTGGACTGGACGAAAGATTTGCATTCGTGTTCGTGCCATTATTATTGGCGACATTTACGCCAAAGCACTTCGACGCAAAGCCGCCGCcggcaaggacaaggtcCTTGGAgagaagccgaagaagcaaaagaatgACGTCGACTCGGACAGCGAGGGCACTATTGCCAAAATTAAAGGTGCTCTTGGCCTGAAGAAGCGCAGCAAAAACAAGAGCGCCGCCCAAAGCGATGCCGAGTCTGCCGGCAGCGTCAATGGTGACGACAATAAGCCAGCTGGCGACGACGATCAGGCCAATCTGGGAACCATTATTAACCTCATGTCCGTCGATAGTTTCAAGATTGCTGAAATTACGGCATACCTCCACTTCCTATGCGCCGCCGCTCCTACACAGCTTATCATCTCTGTCGTGTTGCTGTGGCAAGTGATGGGCCTGAGTGCTATTCCTGGCCTGGTAGTCATGGTGTTTTTGCTTCCCGTCAACTACTTCCTAGCCAAGGGTTTCAACATTACGTCCAAGAACATTATGAAAGCTACCGACAAGCGAATCAACGTCACGAACGAGGTCCTCCAGAACATTCGTATTATCAAGTACTTTGCCTGGGAGGATCGTTTTGGACGTTCTATTGATGAAAAGCGAGAGGTTGAGCTCAGGGCGCTCCGGTCACGATTCACCCTCTGGGCTTGCGCGGTGGCTATCTGGAACTCGGTTCCAGTtctcatcaccttcttctcGTTCCTCGTGTACACACTGATTGAGAAGAAGCCACTGTACCCCTCCATTGCCTTTACTGCAATTTCTCTCTTCATGCTCCTTAGGGTTCCATTGGACCAGCTAGGTGATATGTTTGCCCATGTCCAGGAAGCCAAGGTCTCTATTGACCGTGTCGAAGAATTTTTGAACGAGGACGAGACTGAGAAGTATGAGCAGCTTGGGCAAGACAATGTGGACGAAGACGGCGTAAAGCGCATTGGATTCAAGAACGCAACACTGATTTGGGGCGGCAAGGACACAGTCGCCGACGACGGCTCACGAGCATTCCGTTTGATGGACCTGAACATTGACTTTCAAATGGGCAAACTCAATATTATCGCAGGTTCCACAGGCAGCGGGAAGTCGTCAATGCTCATGGGGCTCCTTGGCGAGATGACGCTGATGGAAGGCAATGTTTATTGTCCTGGCGGCCGAAGCCGAGAGGATGTCAAGATCGATCCCGAAACACGGCTGGCGGACACTATTGCATACGTTGCCCAGTCTGCATGGTTGGTCAATGCCAACATCCGGGACAATATTCTCTTTTCGGCACCATACGACCCGCAACGATATAGAGATGTCATTGTCGCCTGTGCCCTGGAACGCGATCTCGAAATTTTGGACCACGGCGACGAAACACTTGTTGGAGAGAAGGGCATCACGCTCTCTGGCGGACAGAAGCAGCGAATTTCCCTTGCCCGTGCCCTGTACTCCACCTCTGCTCACATCCTCATGGATGACTGCCTGAGCGCTGTTGATTCTCACACTGCACAGTGGATCTTCACCAATTGCATCCGCGGCCCTCTCATGGAAAACCGGACTTGTATTCTTGTCACCCACAATGTGTCACTTTGTGTGCCCTCGGCAGACTATGTAGTCTATCTTGACAATGGCCGGGTCACCTCACAAGGATCTGCTCAAAAGGTCATTGCATCCGGCGTCTTGGGCGAGGAGATTCAAAAATCGCGCCCGGCTTCTTCAGCAGGTTCTCGAGCTCCTTCGCGAGTGCCGTCTAGGGTGCCATCAAGCGTTGGTGACGGCGAAACCATGGTCAACAGCAATGGCGACTCCCTAGATGGTATGGGGGCATCTAAAAAGACAAAATCGAAAAAGCCCCAGGTCGATGCAATGGATGAGGGCAAGGCCACCGGTGCTGTCAAGTGGCCCGTCATGAAGGTGTACGCTCAAGCCATGGGCCCCTGGTGGTTTTGGGTCCTGGCAGTCATTGTTTTCAACCTTCAGCAATTAGCTACAGTGGCGACCAATGTCTGGGTCAGAGAATGGGCAAACCAATATGTCGAAGAAGAAACTAGTATTGCGGTCGGCACAATGTCGCAATCGTATGGATCTGAGGCATTCTCCAAGGGGTCTTGGGCCTCTATCGCTCGTCTGGGTGCCACCGGTAGTGTCTCCGAATCGGGTACTGGCAAGGTCTACGGTCAGGTGTCGTTTTCCGCGCTGGCCACACCCCAAGTAAACGTGGCCTACTATCTAATGGGCTTGGCTGTTATTGGCATACTGGGCTCTTTTGCGGCGTTTGTGCGAGATGTCTGGATCTTTTACGGTTCTCTGACAGCTTCGAGAAAGCTCCACGATCGACTGATGGGCGCAGTGACGCgggccaagttcaagttctTCGATGTGACGCCCCTCGGGCAGCTCATGAACCGCTTCAGCAAGGATCTCGAGGCTGTCGACCAAGAAATTGCTGCTACTGCCATTGGTGTCATGTCCTGCGCGCTTTCTTTGTTGGTGACGGTGGTCTTGATTGCGGTGATCACGCCTGGTTTCTTGATCGCGGCGGCCTTTATTGCGGCGATTTTCTACTTTGTGGCGACCTTCTACCTGCGTGCGTCTCGCGATCTCAAGCGATTAGAGTCTGTCCAGCGAAGCCCTCTATTCCAGCAATTTGGTGAAACCCTTAGTGGTATGACGACAATTCGAGCATACGGCGACGAGAGGCGGT is a window of Pochonia chlamydosporia 170 chromosome 5, whole genome shotgun sequence DNA encoding:
- a CDS encoding ATP-dependent bile acid permease (similar to Coccidioides immitis RS XP_001242794.1), which translates into the protein MGFAQCSWPIWRVDDLTLCFQQDYLKVLFPLAVIVVSFLRLAWSNCRRLLSSGKPKGYKPIANDHTALPPDDDDEDTEEDSDLEIHGGRLTLAKTISRGSIVEADTPHGQRTSQAVEELAIIGLVVINAIALIKGAYGSAGRFAAMTGLVTWIYALVLASLRLLLGGTKWRIPYLWNHTASIYALNWVFSLFIFRSALVNPTSQLVQILVCTEFGLITLLFGLAATTRKGNKTVLMEWEDGIEPSREPLASLFSLATFSWVDAIVYKGWKKTLDIEDVWNLLPKDKAAAVIADYRQLKKTGALAWHMLKYFKGMLLFQCFMAFVSGLFTFAPTLLLRAILEYVEDPDRAPVNVLWLYVIGLPILDTIRSYADGMALWTGRKICIRVRAIIIGDIYAKALRRKAAAGKDKVLGEKPKKQKNDVDSDSEGTIAKIKGALGLKKRSKNKSAAQSDAESAGSVNGDDNKPAGDDDQANLGTIINLMSVDSFKIAEITAYLHFLCAAAPTQLIISVVLLWQVMGLSAIPGLVVMVFLLPVNYFLAKGFNITSKNIMKATDKRINVTNEVLQNIRIIKYFAWEDRFGRSIDEKREVELRALRSRFTLWACAVAIWNSVPVLITFFSFLVYTLIEKKPLYPSIAFTAISLFMLLRVPLDQLGDMFAHVQEAKVSIDRVEEFLNEDETEKYEQLGQDNVDEDGVKRIGFKNATLIWGGKDTVADDGSRAFRLMDLNIDFQMGKLNIIAGSTGSGKSSMLMGLLGEMTLMEGNVYCPGGRSREDVKIDPETRLADTIAYVAQSAWLVNANIRDNILFSAPYDPQRYRDVIVACALERDLEILDHGDETLVGEKGITLSGGQKQRISLARALYSTSAHILMDDCLSAVDSHTAQWIFTNCIRGPLMENRTCILVTHNVSLCVPSADYVVYLDNGRVTSQGSAQKVIASGVLGEEIQKSRPASSAGSRAPSRVPSRVPSSVGDGETMVNSNGDSLDGMGASKKTKSKKPQVDAMDEGKATGAVKWPVMKVYAQAMGPWWFWVLAVIVFNLQQLATVATNVWVREWANQYVEEETSIAVGTMSQSYGSEAFSKGSWASIARLGATGSVSESGTGKVYGQVSFSALATPQVNVAYYLMGLAVIGILGSFAAFVRDVWIFYGSLTASRKLHDRLMGAVTRAKFKFFDVTPLGQLMNRFSKDLEAVDQEIAATAIGVMSCALSLLVTVVLIAVITPGFLIAAAFIAAIFYFVATFYLRASRDLKRLESVQRSPLFQQFGETLSGMTTIRAYGDERRFIRDNLAKVNTQSRPFIYLWACNRWLAFRADLLGNLVSFFAGVFIILNLGKIDAGAAGISLSYAMNFTENVLWLVRLYGMNEQNMNSMERVKEYLDLDQEAAPVVEDNRPPESWPDKGNVEFVNYSTRYREDLDPVLKSISLKINAKEKVGIVGRTGAGKSSLALAIFRALEAEKGRIVIDGVNIGKIGLRDLRENITIVPQDPTLFMGTIRSNLDPFDQYTDEQVFEALRRVQLIGADESTTHPATPTIQVTSESQVIRSPVPSLMTNKNVFLDLSSPVTESGSNLSQGQRQLLCLARAMLKKPTVLVMDEATASIDYNTDSKIQETIRELTGTVITIAHRLQTIVDYDKVLVLDHGEVKQFGHPWELISDEEGQFHSMCEMSGELDVLVKAAKKKWDEDKLVDVGDA